In Macaca nemestrina isolate mMacNem1 chromosome 9, mMacNem.hap1, whole genome shotgun sequence, a single genomic region encodes these proteins:
- the MIR1915HG gene encoding LOW QUALITY PROTEIN: putative uncharacterized protein encoded by MIR1915-HG (The sequence of the model RefSeq protein was modified relative to this genomic sequence to represent the inferred CDS: inserted 3 bases in 2 codons), with product MQGSAGGRLHRGLPRGPGLGTPGGAARCHCLSHVSHLSALFPAPPFPYSRIPVPSLPSATPPSEYETKLNALVTVLKKIQSREPSGWRTAERRRGWRCRGVPTPSGDRGPGAARPAARGGAGETTGQQRPLQVPGVSTAAAPTLLLRWHHRVPSPRARLSWSAARSPGSIAACXPSSSGPDRLERPECANPCCYLLDPLTLPXLQDFVRGCPDSDFDRRD from the exons ATGCAGGGTTCGGCCGGGGGGCGGCTGCACCGGGGCCTGCCTCGTGGACCTGGACTCGGGACTCCGGGCGGCGCTGCCCGGTGCCATTGCCTCAGCCACGTCTCCCACCTCTCTGCTCTGTTTCCCGCCCCACCTTTCCCTTACTCCCGCATCCCTGTCCCCTCGCTTCCCTCCGCGACGCCTCCATCCGAGTATGAAACGAAGCTGAACGCATTGGTAACTGTGCTCAAGAAGATACAATCGCGGGAGCCCTCAGGGTGGCGCACGGCGGAGAGGCGACGCGGGTGGCGCTGCAGAGG AGTCCCCACCCCCTCCGGGGACCGGGGCCCCGGAGCTGCCAGGCCCGCTGCACGCGGCGGCGCGGGAGAAACCACGGGACAGCAGCGCCCCCTGCAGGTACCGGGCGTCTCCACAGCCGCTGCGCCGACCCTACTCTTAAGGTGGCACCACCGGGTTCCCAGCCCGCGTGCGCGGCTCTCATGGTCCGCAGCCCGCAGCCCTGGCTCCATCGCTGCAT TTCCCTCGAGCAGTGGGCCTGACCGTCTGGAACGGCCGGAGTGTGCTAATCCCTGCTGCTATCTGCTTGATCCCTTGACCCTACC CCTGCAGGACTTCGTCCGCGGATGCCCAGATAGCGATTTCGACAGGCGAGATTGA